A window of the Fibrobacter sp. genome harbors these coding sequences:
- the ilvD gene encoding dihydroxy-acid dehydratase, which translates to MPKLRSLKTMEGREMAGARALWHATGTKVEDFGKPVVCVVNSYTQFVPGHVHLKDVGQIVARAIEAAGGVAKEMNTIAVDDGIAMGHDGMLYSLPSRDLIADSTEYMANAHRADALVCISNCDKVTPGMLMAAMRLNIPAIFVSGGPMEAGHVTTKDGQDRALDLIDAMIDSADNSVSDEEVAAIEANACPTCGSCSGMFTANSMNSLTEALGLSLPGNGTIVATHSERKKLFEAAGKRIVELCHKYYDEGDESILPRSIATMDAFENAMRLDIAMGGSSNTVLHLLAVAQEAGVNFTMKDINRLSLNTPCICKVAPTVHNIHIEQVNRAGGIMGILGELDRMGLIHKNAKTVHAATMGEALEINDIVRGNATEEIKQRYLAGPGRKYNLVAFSQSTYYESLDMDRATGAIRDGAHAYTKDGGLAVLYGNLAQDGCIVKTAGVDESIWKFTGPAVVFESQEDAVNGILGDKVKAGDVVVIRYEGPKGGPGMQEMLYPTSYLKSRHLGKSCALLTDGRFSGGTSGLSIGHASPEAANKGNIGLVETGDVIEIDIPNRTINVQLTDDELAARRQAMEARGAKAWQPVSRDRVVSKALQAYAAMATSADKGAVRDLSLIGVK; encoded by the coding sequence ATGCCGAAACTTCGTTCGTTGAAGACTATGGAAGGCCGCGAAATGGCCGGTGCACGTGCCCTTTGGCACGCAACTGGTACCAAGGTGGAAGACTTTGGTAAGCCGGTGGTTTGCGTTGTTAACAGCTATACCCAGTTCGTTCCGGGTCACGTTCATCTGAAGGACGTGGGTCAGATCGTTGCCCGCGCTATCGAAGCTGCAGGTGGCGTTGCTAAGGAAATGAACACCATCGCTGTGGACGACGGTATCGCCATGGGCCACGACGGCATGCTTTACAGCCTTCCGTCTCGCGACCTCATTGCAGACTCTACCGAATACATGGCTAACGCACACCGCGCCGACGCTCTCGTCTGCATCTCCAACTGCGACAAGGTTACTCCGGGTATGCTCATGGCTGCAATGCGCCTCAACATTCCGGCAATCTTTGTTTCCGGCGGTCCCATGGAAGCTGGTCACGTCACCACTAAGGACGGCCAGGATCGCGCTCTCGACTTGATCGACGCAATGATCGACTCCGCAGACAACTCCGTTTCTGACGAAGAAGTTGCCGCTATCGAAGCTAACGCTTGCCCCACTTGCGGTTCCTGCTCCGGCATGTTCACCGCAAATTCCATGAACTCCCTCACCGAAGCTCTTGGCCTTTCTCTCCCGGGCAACGGCACCATCGTCGCCACCCACTCCGAACGCAAGAAGCTGTTCGAAGCAGCCGGTAAGCGCATCGTGGAACTCTGCCACAAGTATTACGACGAAGGCGACGAAAGCATCCTCCCCCGTAGCATCGCTACCATGGACGCTTTCGAAAACGCCATGCGTCTGGACATCGCCATGGGCGGTTCCTCCAACACCGTGCTCCACCTGCTGGCTGTTGCACAGGAAGCTGGCGTCAACTTCACCATGAAGGACATCAACCGTCTTTCCCTGAACACTCCTTGCATCTGTAAGGTTGCTCCCACCGTTCACAACATCCATATCGAACAGGTGAACCGCGCTGGCGGTATCATGGGCATCCTTGGCGAACTGGACCGCATGGGCCTCATCCACAAGAATGCAAAGACTGTTCACGCAGCAACCATGGGCGAAGCTCTTGAAATTAACGACATCGTCCGCGGCAACGCAACCGAAGAAATCAAGCAGCGTTACCTGGCAGGCCCCGGCCGCAAGTACAACCTGGTCGCTTTCAGCCAGAGCACCTACTACGAATCTCTGGACATGGACCGCGCAACTGGCGCAATCCGCGATGGCGCACACGCCTACACCAAGGATGGCGGCCTCGCCGTTCTGTACGGTAACCTGGCTCAGGACGGCTGCATCGTGAAGACCGCAGGCGTTGACGAATCCATCTGGAAGTTCACCGGCCCCGCAGTGGTGTTCGAATCTCAGGAAGACGCCGTCAACGGCATCCTTGGCGACAAGGTGAAGGCCGGTGACGTTGTAGTGATCCGCTACGAAGGTCCTAAGGGTGGTCCGGGCATGCAGGAAATGCTGTACCCCACTTCTTACCTGAAGAGCCGTCACCTGGGCAAGAGCTGCGCTCTCCTTACCGACGGTCGCTTCTCTGGTGGTACCAGCGGTCTTTCCATCGGCCATGCTTCTCCGGAAGCTGCCAACAAGGGTAACATCGGCCTCGTTGAAACCGGTGACGTAATCGAAATCGATATTCCGAACCGCACCATCAACGTGCAGCTCACCGACGACGAACTTGCAGCACGCCGCCAGGCTATGGAAGCTCGTGGCGCCAAGGCATGGCAGCCGGTTTCTCGTGACCGCGTTGTTTCCAAGGCTCTCCAGGCTTACGCCGCCATGGCAACAAGCGCAGACAAGGGCGCAGTTCGCGACCTGTCTTTGATTGGCGTAAAATAA
- a CDS encoding glycosyltransferase family 2 protein, whose protein sequence is MANTTVIILVTYNGWELTKACLNDLTPLLSNDCAETAAEKAPKFVVAIADNGSTDGTVEKIRELYPSEKYPQIHVYPQAGNLGFGAANNGAIRGLLNDGVEFDAVCLLNNDTRFQAEALVKLREDLERVGENAVLAPTTLNVDGSRQNNFFAGLGPDGIGYINFLMNAFRNEEGAARVLEGTPKTTALEGIKETHWTSAVCWMMSAELWNRVGGFDEKIFMYYEDADMALRCRAEGARFFISDRSAITHLGGGSAKSSLSRALQHDRSQEYVFKKHFGIRGYWLSKKFRILRSLVRIVSAAPRAIAGSNAPEKRAYIKHHLALFKEAVL, encoded by the coding sequence ATGGCTAATACGACTGTGATTATCCTGGTGACTTATAACGGATGGGAACTGACGAAGGCCTGCTTGAACGACCTTACGCCTTTGCTTTCTAATGACTGCGCAGAAACTGCTGCAGAAAAAGCCCCGAAGTTCGTAGTGGCTATTGCAGACAATGGCAGTACCGACGGCACCGTAGAAAAGATTCGTGAGCTTTACCCGTCCGAAAAATACCCGCAGATTCACGTTTACCCGCAAGCGGGAAATCTTGGTTTCGGAGCAGCCAACAACGGAGCCATTCGCGGCTTGTTGAATGACGGCGTGGAATTTGATGCAGTTTGTTTGCTGAATAACGATACCAGATTCCAGGCGGAAGCTCTTGTAAAACTGCGCGAAGACTTGGAACGCGTTGGTGAAAATGCAGTTCTCGCCCCCACGACTTTAAACGTGGATGGATCCCGTCAGAACAATTTCTTTGCAGGACTGGGTCCCGACGGAATCGGGTACATAAACTTTTTGATGAACGCCTTCAGAAACGAAGAAGGCGCTGCACGAGTTCTGGAAGGTACGCCTAAGACAACAGCACTTGAGGGCATCAAGGAAACCCACTGGACAAGCGCCGTTTGCTGGATGATGTCCGCAGAACTGTGGAACCGCGTCGGCGGCTTCGACGAAAAGATATTCATGTACTACGAAGACGCCGACATGGCGCTTCGTTGCCGAGCAGAGGGCGCACGGTTCTTCATTAGCGACCGTAGCGCCATCACCCACCTGGGTGGCGGTTCCGCCAAGAGCAGCCTCAGCCGCGCCCTACAGCACGACCGTTCCCAGGAATACGTCTTCAAAAAGCATTTCGGAATCCGCGGTTACTGGCTTTCCAAAAAGTTCCGCATCCTCCGCAGCCTGGTCCGCATTGTCTCCGCAGCGCCCCGCGCCATTGCAGGCAGCAACGCGCCCGAAAAGCGAGCCTACATCAAGCATCACTTGGCTCTGTTCAAAGAGGCCGTCCTATGA
- a CDS encoding glycosyltransferase — translation MAKICIVLATYNGAQYLSQMLDSLMAQTRPADMIIAVDDGSKDSSPKILESYKDKLPLTVEIHEVNQGHRAAFSRTLELARTQLGPDDLIALADQDDIWLPNKLEILEKELSGSSLVFGDAEIIDGQGNVTAESWRVLGNIDINTTIRHQIAGINHVTGCLSLFRASLLDTVLPIPEGVTVHDRWIAMIAEKNGGIKAIPQKVIQYRIHGGNAVGGQGDTTMTKTIEIQNKWISTILDHKDLLKLSPEEVSFAERLLTLTQERLVAFVLPGRFCWVFKNRKYLFLRASFLKTFKRVLFTLVGLPMAKKIWGKE, via the coding sequence ATGGCGAAAATTTGCATCGTTCTTGCAACTTATAACGGAGCTCAGTATCTGTCACAGATGCTGGATTCCCTTATGGCACAGACAAGACCTGCAGATATGATCATCGCCGTAGACGACGGCTCCAAGGATTCCTCCCCCAAGATTCTGGAATCCTACAAGGACAAGCTCCCCCTGACCGTGGAAATCCACGAAGTAAACCAGGGACACCGAGCCGCATTTTCCAGGACACTTGAACTGGCTCGCACCCAGCTAGGCCCCGACGATCTGATAGCCCTAGCCGACCAGGACGACATCTGGCTCCCCAACAAGTTGGAAATTCTTGAAAAGGAACTATCTGGCTCGAGCCTCGTTTTCGGTGATGCAGAAATTATCGACGGACAAGGCAATGTAACTGCCGAATCCTGGAGAGTCCTGGGAAACATCGACATTAACACCACCATCCGCCACCAGATTGCAGGCATCAACCACGTGACTGGTTGCCTCAGCCTCTTCAGGGCAAGCCTTTTGGACACAGTCCTCCCCATTCCCGAGGGCGTCACCGTTCACGACCGCTGGATTGCCATGATCGCCGAAAAGAACGGCGGCATCAAGGCTATTCCCCAAAAGGTTATCCAGTACCGCATCCATGGCGGAAACGCCGTAGGCGGACAGGGCGACACCACCATGACCAAGACCATCGAAATCCAGAACAAGTGGATTTCCACCATCTTGGATCACAAGGATTTGCTGAAACTTTCCCCGGAGGAAGTTTCCTTCGCCGAAAGACTTTTGACCCTCACCCAGGAACGACTGGTTGCCTTCGTTTTGCCAGGCCGGTTCTGCTGGGTATTCAAGAACAGAAAGTACCTGTTCCTTAGGGCCTCCTTCCTCAAGACCTTCAAGCGAGTTTTGTTCACGCTGGTGGGCCTTCCCATGGCAAAGAAAATCTGGGGGAAGGAATAA
- the thiC gene encoding phosphomethylpyrimidine synthase ThiC: protein MNSRKIYVPGKIYPDIRVGMREIQTEDPLTPCVPVYDTSGPYSDENATIDVTKGIERFRESWIAERGDAEQLDDMTSAYGRARRENHELDHLRFNAVHHPMRAKAGHKLTQLDYARAGVITKEMEYVAIRENQKLDELSVKGTPVTAEFVRQEVLAGRAIIPGNINHPECEPMIIGTNFLTKINSNIGNSAITSSIEEEVEKMAWSVRWGADTVMDLSTGKHIHETREWIIRNSPVPIGTVPIYQALEKVNGKAEELTWELYRDTLIEQAEQGVDYFTIHAGLLLEHIPMCAKRTTGIVSRGGSILALWQMRHHQQNFLYTHFREICEILAQYDVAVSLGDGLRPGSLADANDEAQFGELDTLGELTKIAWEYGVQVIIEGPGHVPMHKIQDNMARQLEKCHGAPFYTLGPLTTDIAPGYDHITSAIGAAQIGWYGTAMLCYVTPKEHLGLPDRDDVRAGVVTYKLAAHAADLAKGHYGAEFRDDALSRARFDFRWNDQFALSLDPEKAMEFHDKTLPGSQAKSSHFCSMCGPNFCSMRISKAIRNFVDSGDVGDV, encoded by the coding sequence ATGAATTCCCGGAAGATTTATGTACCGGGTAAGATTTATCCTGATATCCGCGTGGGCATGCGCGAAATCCAGACCGAAGATCCTCTGACGCCTTGTGTTCCTGTTTACGACACTAGTGGACCTTACAGCGATGAAAACGCTACCATCGACGTGACCAAGGGTATTGAACGTTTCCGCGAAAGCTGGATTGCTGAACGCGGCGATGCCGAACAGCTGGACGACATGACTTCCGCTTACGGCCGTGCCCGTCGTGAAAATCACGAACTGGACCACTTGCGTTTTAATGCAGTTCATCATCCTATGCGCGCCAAGGCTGGCCACAAGCTGACCCAGCTGGACTACGCCCGCGCAGGTGTGATCACCAAGGAAATGGAATACGTTGCCATCCGCGAAAACCAGAAACTGGATGAATTGAGCGTGAAGGGCACTCCGGTGACTGCAGAATTTGTCCGCCAGGAAGTTCTTGCTGGTCGCGCCATCATTCCGGGAAACATCAACCATCCCGAATGCGAACCCATGATCATCGGTACAAATTTCCTTACCAAGATCAACAGCAACATTGGTAACTCCGCCATCACCTCTTCCATCGAAGAAGAAGTGGAAAAGATGGCCTGGTCCGTGCGTTGGGGCGCTGATACCGTGATGGATCTTTCCACCGGTAAGCACATTCACGAAACCCGCGAATGGATTATCCGCAATAGCCCCGTACCTATCGGAACTGTGCCTATCTATCAGGCTTTGGAAAAGGTGAACGGTAAGGCCGAGGAACTGACCTGGGAACTTTACCGCGATACTTTGATTGAACAGGCTGAACAGGGCGTGGACTACTTTACCATTCACGCAGGCCTGTTGCTGGAGCACATTCCCATGTGCGCCAAGCGTACCACCGGCATTGTAAGCCGCGGTGGCTCCATTCTTGCTCTGTGGCAGATGCGTCATCACCAGCAGAACTTCCTGTACACTCACTTCCGTGAAATCTGTGAAATTCTCGCTCAGTACGACGTGGCTGTTTCTCTGGGTGATGGTCTTCGTCCGGGTTCTCTGGCAGACGCCAATGATGAAGCTCAGTTCGGAGAACTGGATACTCTTGGCGAATTGACCAAGATTGCCTGGGAATACGGCGTTCAGGTGATTATCGAAGGTCCGGGTCATGTGCCCATGCACAAGATTCAGGACAACATGGCACGCCAGCTGGAAAAGTGCCACGGCGCTCCCTTCTACACTCTTGGACCTCTCACTACCGACATTGCTCCCGGTTACGACCACATTACCTCTGCCATCGGTGCTGCACAGATCGGCTGGTATGGTACCGCCATGCTTTGCTATGTGACTCCCAAGGAACACCTGGGCTTGCCGGACCGCGATGACGTCCGTGCCGGCGTGGTGACTTACAAGCTGGCCGCTCACGCCGCTGACTTGGCCAAGGGCCATTATGGTGCAGAGTTCCGCGACGATGCTCTTTCCCGCGCCCGTTTTGACTTCCGCTGGAACGACCAGTTCGCATTGTCCCTGGATCCGGAAAAGGCCATGGAATTCCATGACAAGACTCTCCCTGGTAGCCAGGCAAAGTCCAGCCATTTCTGCTCCATGTGCGGTCCCAACTTCTGTAGCATGCGCATTAGCAAGGCTATCCGCAACTTCGTGGATTCCGGCGACGTAGGCGATGTCTAA
- a CDS encoding glycosyltransferase family 4 protein: MRIGIDIKCLRTNNSGIGRYTRSLLDALQQVDIRNEYVLFSPSPVDYDITNPKWKTVVVPTKLPGILWQQLALPLALKDEHIDVIWGPEQTIPVIGLSKGYKATGKDHKEISSSTEIASVLTIHDFVYRRFPETMRKSVLWITRTFGGKSIKKATAIVPVSDFTKNELFHFYPKVNKDKVEVVSCAVNQPTCSASNGKDGSAQDRKAQLLFVGSLEPRKNLQTLVHALEILKTRGMDVPLVMTGPRGWKNQTIKDMLRTSSVAANIEHKGFVSDEELRNLYKESAAVIFPSVYEGFGLPALEALAYGAPVLTSKGTVMESVLGDCGLYFDPKSAEDMANVIEQFWKEHKVVPEASRVALLSKYSWQNSARKLIEVFQKVHHG; encoded by the coding sequence ATGCGTATCGGTATCGACATTAAGTGCCTGCGCACCAACAACAGCGGCATCGGCAGGTACACCCGCAGCCTCCTAGACGCTCTCCAGCAAGTGGACATCAGAAACGAGTACGTGCTGTTCTCCCCAAGCCCCGTGGATTACGACATCACCAATCCCAAGTGGAAAACCGTGGTGGTACCCACAAAGTTGCCAGGGATTCTTTGGCAGCAGCTGGCCTTGCCCTTGGCGCTCAAAGACGAGCACATCGACGTAATTTGGGGGCCGGAACAGACAATTCCAGTGATAGGTCTCAGCAAAGGTTACAAGGCAACAGGAAAGGACCACAAGGAAATCTCTAGTTCAACGGAAATCGCCTCCGTACTGACCATCCACGACTTCGTTTATCGCCGCTTCCCAGAAACAATGCGCAAGTCGGTGCTTTGGATTACCCGAACCTTCGGCGGAAAGTCCATCAAGAAGGCTACGGCAATCGTGCCTGTTTCTGATTTTACCAAGAACGAACTTTTCCATTTTTATCCCAAGGTGAACAAGGATAAGGTGGAAGTGGTGAGCTGCGCAGTAAACCAACCTACTTGTTCCGCATCGAACGGCAAGGATGGTTCCGCGCAAGATCGCAAAGCCCAGTTGCTTTTTGTGGGCAGTCTGGAACCTCGAAAGAATTTGCAGACTTTGGTCCACGCCCTGGAAATTTTGAAGACCCGCGGTATGGATGTACCGCTGGTCATGACCGGCCCAAGGGGTTGGAAGAACCAGACTATCAAGGACATGCTCAGAACCTCCAGCGTAGCTGCAAACATTGAGCACAAGGGTTTTGTTTCCGACGAAGAACTACGCAATCTGTACAAGGAAAGCGCCGCCGTGATTTTCCCCTCGGTGTACGAAGGTTTCGGCCTGCCGGCTTTGGAAGCTTTGGCCTACGGCGCCCCGGTTCTCACTTCCAAGGGAACGGTGATGGAATCTGTCCTGGGCGATTGCGGTTTGTACTTCGATCCTAAATCGGCAGAAGACATGGCCAATGTAATTGAGCAGTTCTGGAAAGAACATAAGGTGGTGCCGGAGGCGTCCCGAGTCGCCCTGCTGTCCAAGTACAGCTGGCAGAATTCCGCCCGCAAGTTGATTGAAGTTTTCCAGAAGGTACACCATGGCTAA
- a CDS encoding glycosyltransferase: MAKKILFICDKNECTSFGRLTLNLAKAVASEYEVHVLWLKTPKFFPNASAGAAADFTSHEVWAKSLYTGFMSFRAPLKKMVGEVRPDVVFFIRPELGFLVPVANSALKSVGLRDSKTVMFVHDTFAETLYPTSIKFRLLNLFYIRDCVKANSFVYNSEWTRGEAAVHFGPKMSDAPGAVIGCPIDSALFCKPEVPATDEEKKAFRRKHGMRNFYGMCLNVSLDEPRKNIDTYFELARLRPDVAFVRVGKVSERLTEIINVKKLYNVFHFERFSADELREFYRHSDLMVYPSLLEGFGLPPIEAIACGTPALCAATSAVKENLEGVCPLIDPPTDAEAYAKVVDRVIAGENVINEDAAQKLLNRCSMEEFSKRVLAALK; this comes from the coding sequence ATGGCGAAGAAAATTTTATTCATTTGCGATAAGAACGAATGCACCAGTTTTGGGCGTTTGACACTGAATTTGGCGAAGGCTGTGGCTTCTGAATACGAAGTTCACGTTTTGTGGCTCAAGACCCCGAAGTTTTTCCCCAATGCGAGTGCTGGGGCCGCTGCGGATTTTACTTCCCATGAAGTGTGGGCCAAGTCCCTTTATACGGGCTTTATGAGTTTCCGCGCCCCGCTGAAAAAGATGGTGGGCGAGGTTCGTCCGGATGTGGTTTTCTTTATTCGTCCGGAACTGGGTTTCTTGGTGCCGGTGGCTAACAGTGCGTTGAAATCCGTTGGCCTGCGTGACTCCAAAACGGTGATGTTTGTTCACGATACATTTGCAGAAACTTTGTATCCCACAAGCATCAAGTTTAGGCTGCTTAATTTGTTCTACATCAGGGACTGCGTCAAGGCAAATTCCTTTGTCTACAATTCGGAATGGACCCGCGGTGAAGCCGCTGTCCACTTTGGCCCGAAAATGTCCGATGCCCCGGGTGCTGTAATCGGTTGCCCCATTGATTCCGCTCTTTTCTGCAAGCCGGAAGTGCCCGCCACCGATGAAGAAAAGAAGGCTTTCCGCCGAAAGCATGGCATGCGCAATTTCTATGGCATGTGCTTGAACGTCAGCCTTGATGAACCGCGAAAGAATATTGATACCTACTTCGAACTGGCAAGGCTCCGTCCGGATGTGGCCTTCGTACGCGTCGGGAAGGTTTCTGAACGTCTCACGGAAATCATCAACGTGAAGAAACTTTACAACGTCTTCCATTTTGAACGTTTTTCCGCAGACGAATTGCGTGAGTTCTACCGCCATTCCGACTTGATGGTTTACCCGTCTTTGCTTGAAGGTTTTGGCCTGCCGCCTATTGAAGCCATCGCCTGCGGAACACCTGCCCTTTGTGCCGCTACGTCCGCTGTAAAGGAAAATCTGGAAGGCGTGTGCCCGCTGATCGATCCGCCTACGGACGCAGAAGCCTACGCCAAGGTGGTTGACCGCGTTATCGCTGGCGAGAACGTTATCAACGAAGACGCTGCCCAGAAACTTCTGAACCGTTGCTCCATGGAAGAATTTTCCAAGCGTGTCCTGGCTGCGTTGAAATAA